One part of the Triplophysa dalaica isolate WHDGS20190420 chromosome 25, ASM1584641v1, whole genome shotgun sequence genome encodes these proteins:
- the LOC130415932 gene encoding solute carrier family 45 member 4: protein MPATAMAPQNSEADGVQLQAVEAVQKHSGRSGGEGGANGASGGGAGGRDLEGQEETVSEGSIDRIPLRQWIMHGAIMFGREFCYAMETALVTPVLLQIGLPEQYYSLTWFLSPILGLIFTPLIGSASDRCSLRWGRRRPFILALCVGVLLGVALFLNGSLIGLAISDVPNNQPIGIVMTVLGVVVLDFCADATEGPIRAYLLDVADTDEQDMALNIHAFSAGLGGAVGYALGGLDWTHTFLGRTFKSQEQILFFFAAILFSVSVVLHLFSIEEQQFSPQQDRLDDEAETHSNVKIAGSLAHPSQLDMIREHEPYDLYADRRSERELDMDFLDVDIVRSKSDSVLAMPDATLDHFDHDSLFLHEIEPSIFQDRLSSCHGSPPRRSSSVDSQEFLRGRLSRLSAFLQQPERDGEEALLDESKPPNGHPTDQNALNGQTSPGTCMKPSSTNASMRRRRHTFYRQSSCTFSYYGRVGSHRYRYRRANAALLIKPSRSMNDIYEIEKRHRQRQRNGQRTRHQSGNTNSSGDTESEEGETETTVRLLWMSMLKMPRELFRLCVCHLVTWFSIIAEAVFYTDFMGQVIYDGDPTAPLNSTALHNYHRGVQMGCWGLVIYATTAAICSALLQKYLDNFNLSIKVIYILGTLGFAVGTAVMAIFPNVYVTMVMISSMGIISMSISYCPYALLGQYHDMKEYIHHSPGNSKRGFGIDCAILSCQVYIAQILVASALGAVVDAVGSVRVIPMVASGGSFLGFLASCFLVIYPGSNSEGEGAKGEQTKALTSPSNGESAVSEKPSFLKLTRKGAAITTCKVECESTL from the exons ATGCCGGCGACGGCGATGGCCCCGCAGAACAGCGAGGCGGATGGCGTGCAGCTTCAGGCAGTCGAGGCGGTGCAGAAACACAGCGGCCGCTCAGGTGGTGAAGGCGGAGCTAATGGAGCCAGCGGAGGAGGAGCTGGAGGGCGGGATTTGGAAGGTCAGGAGGAGACCGTCAGCGAGGGGTCTATAGATCGTATCCCGCTGCGACAGTGGATCATGCACGGTGCCATCATGTTTGGACGAGAGTTCTGTTACGCCATGGAGACGGCGCTGGTCACGCCTGTGCTGCTTCAGATAG GTCTTCCAGAGCAATACTACAGTCTGACGTGGTTCCTCAGTCCCATCCTGGGTCTCATCTTCACTCCTCTGATCGGCTCGGCCAGTGACCGCTGCTCACTGCGATGGGGACGCCGCCGACCCTTCATCCTTGCACTCTGTGTGGGCGTGCTCCTGGGCGTCGCCCTCTTCCTCAATGGTTCACTGATAG GTCTTGCTATAAGTGACGTTCCCAATAATCAGCCGATAGGGATTGTAATGACTGTACTGGGGGTGGTGGTGCTGGATTTCTGTGCCGATGCGACAGAGGGTCCGATACGAGCGTACCTGTTAGATGTGGCTGACACGGATGAGCAAGATATGGCCCTCAACATACACGCCTTCTCCGCAG GTCTGGGTGGAGCAGTGGGTTATGCTCTGGGAGGGCTGGATTGGACTCACACGTTTCTGGGTCGGACCTTCAAGTCTCAGGAGCAAATCCTGTTCTTCTTTGCTGCGATTCTGTTCAGTGTGTCTGTGGTTCTACATCTCTTCAGTATCGAGGAACAGCAGTTCAGCCCTCAGCAGGATCGTCTAGATGATGAGGCGGAAACCCACTCCAATGTTAAAATCGCCGGATCTCTGGCACACCCGTCCCAGCTCGACATGATCCGAGAACACGAGCCTTACGACCTCTACGCTGACCGACGCTCGGAGCGCGAGTTGGACATGGACTTCCTGgacgtggacatcgtccgaagTAAGAGCGATTCTGTTCTGGCAATGCCCGATGCCACGCTGGACCACTTTGACCACGACTCTCTGTTCTTGCATGAAATCGAGCCTTCGATCTTCCAAGACCGCCTTTCGTCCTGTCACGGGTCGCCCCCGCGCCGCAGCAGCAGCGTGGACAGCCAAGAGTTCCTGCGTGGTAGACTTAGCCGTCTGTCGGCGTTCCTGCAGCAGCCCGAGCGGGACGGAGAGGAAGCTCTTCTCGACGAATCAAAGCCTCCCAACGGTCATCCCACGGATCAGAACGCCCTCAACGGTCAGACCTCGCCCGGCACGTGCATGAAGCCATCCAGCACCAACGCCTCCATGAGACGCAGACGTCACACCTTCTACAGACAGTCATCCTGCACGTTCTCGTACTACGGCCGGGTCGGCTCCCATCGCTACCGCTACAGGCGGGCCAACGCGGCGCTCCTCATCAAACCGTCCCGCAGCATGAACGACATCTATGAGATAGAGAAACGGCACAGGCAGAGGCAGAGGAACGGCCAGAGGACCAGACATCAGAGCGGAAACACAAACTCCAGCGGAGACACGGAGAGCGAGGAGGGAGAAACGGAGACCACCGTCCGTCTGCTGTGGATGTCCATGTTAAAGATGCCCAGAGAACTCttcaggctgtgtgtgtgtcacctggtCACCTGGTTCTCCATCATCGCCGAGGCTGTGTTCTACACCGACTTCATGGGACAGGTCATCTACGATGGAGACCCTACG GCTCCGCTGAACTCCACCGCTCTTCATAACTACCACCGGGGCGTGCAGATGGGCTGCTGGGGTCTGGTGATCTATGCGACCACTGCTGCGATCTGTTCGG CTTTACTGCAGAAGTACCTGGATAACTTCAACCTCAGCATTAAGGTCATTTATATTTTGGGCACCCTGGGCTTCGCGGTTGGCACGGCCGTCATGGCCATCTTCCCGAACGTCTACGTCACCATGGTGATGATCAGCAGCATGGGAATCATCTCCATGAGCATCTCCTACTGCCCGTATGCTCTGCTCGGACAGTATCATGACATGAAAGAG TACATCCATCACAGTCCTGGTAACTCCAAGCGAGGTTTTGGCATCGACTGCGCCATCCTCTCGTGTCAAGTGTACATCGCGCAGATTCTGGTGGCGTCGGCGCTGGGCGCAGTGGTGGACGCTGTCGGCTCCGTGCGGGTCATTCCCATGGTGGCGTCTGGCGGATCTTTCCTGGGCTTCCTGGCCTCCTGCTTCCTGGTCATCTATCCAGGGTCTAACAGCGAGGGCGAGGGCGCGAAGGGCGAGCAGACAAAGGCGCTGACGTCCCCCAGTAACGGAGAATCCGCTGTGTCGGAGAAACCCAGCTTCCTCAAGCTCACCCGCAAGGGCGCCGCCATCACAACCTGCAAAGTTGAGTGTGAATCCACGCTGTGA